A genomic region of Methanofollis fontis contains the following coding sequences:
- the tnpB gene encoding IS200/IS605 family element RNA-guided endonuclease TnpB codes for MLQAYKYWMYPSQEQVPLLMSHIHACRFVYNHSLEQKIRAYEQEGRKLSCFDLNTRLPALKEEHPWLKEVNSQSLQSANKNLDNAFTRFFREKKGFPRFKSKKNPVQSFQVPQHYRVDFERKIIRFPKIGEVKTVFHRVFAGKMKYATVSVTSTGKWFVSILVDDGAATPEPAPFTLDTTIGIDVGLTDFATFSTGEKIENPRYLKNSLQRLKVLQQRVSRKIKGSKNREKAIQRLARCHEKITNQRNDFLHKISFRVVSENQAIAVESLNVGGMMKNHHLAQGIGDVSWYTFFTMLEYKCRKYGKTLLKIGRFDPSSKICSNCGYLKQDLVLSDREWICPDCGIHHDRDVNAAINIKKFALQEQNLVGVSGAERAVELVDSPQ; via the coding sequence ATGCTTCAAGCCTACAAGTATTGGATGTATCCTTCTCAGGAGCAAGTCCCGCTCCTCATGAGTCACATCCATGCCTGTCGGTTTGTCTACAACCATTCTCTGGAGCAGAAGATCCGGGCATACGAACAGGAAGGGCGAAAACTCTCCTGCTTTGACCTGAACACCCGTCTCCCTGCTCTAAAGGAAGAGCACCCGTGGCTCAAGGAGGTCAACTCTCAATCACTCCAGAGTGCAAACAAGAACCTCGACAACGCTTTCACCCGGTTCTTCCGAGAGAAGAAAGGATTTCCGCGATTCAAGTCGAAGAAGAATCCGGTACAGTCCTTTCAGGTGCCTCAGCACTACCGCGTGGACTTTGAACGGAAGATAATCAGATTCCCGAAGATCGGTGAGGTTAAGACTGTCTTCCATCGGGTTTTCGCCGGGAAGATGAAGTATGCGACGGTTTCGGTGACTTCGACCGGGAAATGGTTTGTCAGTATTCTCGTTGATGATGGAGCAGCAACGCCGGAACCCGCACCATTCACGCTGGATACCACCATCGGGATCGATGTCGGGTTGACGGATTTTGCAACCTTCTCTACTGGAGAGAAGATCGAGAACCCCCGATACCTGAAAAACTCCCTCCAGCGGTTGAAGGTGTTACAGCAGAGGGTGTCCCGAAAAATAAAAGGGTCGAAGAACCGGGAGAAGGCGATCCAGAGACTTGCCCGGTGCCATGAAAAGATTACCAACCAGAGAAACGATTTCCTGCACAAAATCTCTTTTCGAGTTGTGAGCGAGAACCAAGCCATTGCAGTCGAATCGTTGAATGTTGGCGGGATGATGAAGAACCATCATCTGGCACAGGGGATCGGAGATGTTTCGTGGTATACGTTCTTCACAATGCTGGAATACAAGTGTCGGAAGTACGGGAAAACTCTCCTGAAGATCGGGAGATTCGATCCTTCCTCAAAGATATGCAGTAACTGCGGGTATCTCAAGCAGGATCTTGTCCTCTCTGACAGAGAATGGATCTGTCCTGACTGTGGTATTCATCACGACCGAGATGTCAACGCGGCGATCAATATCAAGAAGTTTGCCCTGCAAGAGCAGAACCTTGTTGGGGTATCAGGTGCGGAACGCGCCGTCGAGCTTGTGGACTCGCCTCAGTAG
- a CDS encoding DUF7123 family protein produces the protein MKKQFRDIPTGCPSESGGPEVVEVTALPVAGKDHYTRVQRKILCYLTDLAANGRCYIKARHVASDLGLTAKEVGMNLSILSESCTSLEILKWSNGNGTTWAISRRQI, from the coding sequence ATGAAGAAACAGTTCCGGGATATCCCGACCGGATGCCCCTCAGAATCAGGGGGGCCGGAGGTTGTCGAGGTGACGGCGCTTCCTGTTGCCGGGAAGGATCACTACACGCGTGTTCAGCGGAAGATCCTCTGCTATCTTACAGACTTGGCGGCAAACGGCAGATGTTATATCAAGGCGCGGCACGTTGCCTCTGATCTTGGACTGACGGCAAAGGAAGTCGGGATGAACCTTTCCATTCTTTCAGAGTCCTGCACTTCTCTTGAGATCCTGAAATGGAGTAATGGAAACGGCACCACATGGGCAATCAGCCGACGGCAGATCTGA
- a CDS encoding tetratricopeptide repeat protein, with translation MGQRNAPAPMGDGVLDALDEAGYDTTELHALAETARTAHENGDTDAARAAMEQFREAVQTAAEEAGLECPAMNGNGAGPRTGVLDALDEAGYDTTELRALAETARSAHENGDTDAARAAMEQFREAVQTAAEEAGLECPAMNGDGAGPRTGVLDALDEAGYDTTELRALAETARSAHENGDTDAARAAMEQFREAVQTAAEEAGLECPAMNGDGEGPHQRMFRTAAEESGLERPAMNGDGAGQHQGMGRNA, from the coding sequence ATGGGTCAGCGTAATGCACCCGCCCCTATGGGTGACGGCGTCCTTGACGCCCTTGATGAGGCCGGCTACGATACCACCGAACTCCACGCCCTTGCCGAGACCGCCCGGACCGCTCACGAGAACGGCGACACCGACGCCGCCCGGGCCGCCATGGAGCAGTTCCGCGAGGCCGTCCAGACCGCCGCCGAAGAGGCCGGACTCGAATGCCCTGCCATGAACGGTAACGGTGCGGGGCCGCGCACCGGCGTCCTTGACGCCCTCGACGAGGCCGGTTACGACACCACCGAACTCCGCGCCCTTGCAGAGACCGCCCGGAGCGCTCACGAGAACGGCGACACCGACGCCGCCCGGGCCGCCATGGAGCAGTTCCGCGAGGCCGTCCAGACCGCCGCCGAAGAGGCCGGACTCGAGTGTCCTGCCATGAACGGTGACGGTGCGGGGCCGCGCACCGGCGTCCTTGACGCCCTCGACGAGGCCGGTTACGACACCACCGAACTCCGCGCCCTTGCAGAGACCGCCCGGAGCGCTCACGAGAACGGCGACACCGACGCCGCCCGGGCCGCCATGGAGCAGTTCCGCGAGGCCGTCCAGACCGCCGCCGAAGAGGCCGGACTCGAATGCCCTGCCATGAATGGCGACGGTGAGGGGCCGCACCAGAGAATGTTCCGGACCGCCGCTGAAGAGTCTGGACTCGAGCGCCCTGCCATGAACGGTGACGGTGCGGGTCAGCACCAGGGAATGGGCCGGAACGCATAG
- a CDS encoding PP2C family protein-serine/threonine phosphatase has translation MGRYDICGMTHAGLKGYNEDAYTIVEIGNVCLLAVADGVGGCAGGERAARIAIETVSSSFTRRCHEGMDAEDVADLLYNAFHEADRRIRAEQHRYGKMGTTLVAAVISGRRVVIANCGDSRAFIAGKTIVFRTQEHSFVNTLLQSGSIRPEEAEDHPLRSVITHALGVNVRVDLYEEELGRERVLVLASDGLSGRTAAEICAGDLSLTSEELTRRLMEGALLTGDDDVTVVSFRDRALFFT, from the coding sequence ATGGGCCGCTATGATATCTGCGGGATGACGCATGCCGGACTGAAGGGCTACAACGAGGATGCCTATACCATTGTCGAGATCGGGAACGTCTGTCTGCTCGCGGTCGCTGATGGGGTGGGGGGGTGTGCCGGAGGTGAACGCGCCGCCCGCATCGCCATCGAGACTGTTTCGTCATCTTTTACGAGGCGATGCCATGAGGGGATGGATGCGGAGGATGTGGCGGACCTCCTCTATAATGCCTTCCACGAGGCCGACCGGAGGATCAGGGCGGAACAGCACCGTTATGGAAAGATGGGCACGACTCTTGTGGCCGCCGTGATCAGCGGGCGGCGGGTGGTGATCGCCAACTGCGGTGACAGTCGGGCGTTCATTGCAGGAAAAACGATCGTGTTCCGGACACAGGAGCACTCGTTTGTCAATACCCTTCTCCAGAGCGGGTCCATCCGACCGGAGGAGGCGGAAGACCATCCCCTGCGATCGGTGATTACCCATGCGCTGGGCGTGAATGTGCGTGTGGACCTCTATGAAGAGGAACTGGGACGGGAGAGGGTGCTGGTGCTCGCAAGTGACGGTCTCTCCGGCAGAACGGCCGCGGAGATCTGTGCAGGCGACCTTTCCCTCACGAGCGAGGAGTTGACGCGCCGCCTCATGGAGGGGGCGCTCCTGACGGGCGATGACGATGTGACTGTCGTTTCGTTCAGGGATCGGGCACTCTTTTTCACCTGA
- a CDS encoding heparan-alpha-glucosaminide N-acetyltransferase — MLPIWRWVSTSTSRRRFAEIDLVRGVAIVMMVIYHLLFDLAFLGLAGIPVLTGFWRVFALVTATLFIMLAGISLPISYARRREREVGFDLVVDYAKRGGKIIGFGVCASVATWIFLGEGFIVFGILHLIGTAIILAPFYLPLGRLNIPLGIGFVLAAIPLQGVYGPWWLIPFGIHPASFYSVDYVPIIPWMGAALIGVGIGSLLYRDGHRQFSLSLPENAPTNALCIMGRHSLAIYLVHQPLIVALLLAVAAIVR; from the coding sequence ATGCTGCCGATCTGGAGATGGGTCTCGACCAGCACGTCCCGGCGTCGTTTCGCCGAGATCGATCTGGTGCGCGGCGTGGCCATCGTCATGATGGTGATCTATCATCTCCTCTTCGATCTCGCCTTTCTCGGCCTGGCGGGGATCCCCGTCCTGACCGGATTCTGGCGGGTGTTCGCTCTCGTCACCGCCACACTCTTTATCATGCTGGCCGGTATCTCCCTGCCCATCAGCTACGCCCGCCGGCGGGAGAGAGAAGTCGGTTTCGACCTTGTCGTCGATTATGCGAAAAGGGGAGGAAAAATAATAGGGTTTGGTGTCTGCGCCAGTGTTGCGACATGGATCTTTCTCGGTGAGGGGTTCATCGTCTTCGGCATCCTCCACCTCATCGGGACGGCGATCATTCTGGCCCCCTTCTACCTCCCCCTCGGACGCCTGAATATCCCCCTCGGCATCGGATTCGTGCTTGCCGCCATCCCCCTTCAGGGCGTCTACGGTCCATGGTGGCTGATACCGTTCGGCATTCATCCCGCCTCATTTTACAGTGTCGACTATGTCCCCATCATCCCGTGGATGGGCGCCGCCCTGATCGGGGTGGGCATCGGTTCCCTGCTCTACCGGGACGGACACCGGCAGTTCAGCCTCTCCCTTCCCGAAAATGCTCCTACAAACGCCCTCTGCATAATGGGACGGCATTCGCTCGCCATCTATCTGGTGCATCAACCGCTTATCGTCGCACTGCTGCTGGCCGTTGCGGCGATCGTCAGGTGA
- a CDS encoding diacylglycerol/polyprenol kinase family protein, which yields MNEYRRQAAHLVIGTGVAAILLLPFPGAATLIYASGLLGGLVLIETLIRGYHIPGISELVADLERDGAFPGKGSMYFVASALFCSIAFTAETAFVAVLSLAILDAVATMAGLRFGRHTIINGRTLEGSVSGFVALSIILLPIGGPAVALTASGVAAVVELLTPIDDNLVIPPIVGLVLTLLPAV from the coding sequence ATGAACGAATATCGGCGGCAGGCCGCTCACCTCGTCATCGGAACAGGTGTGGCGGCGATCCTCCTCCTCCCGTTTCCCGGGGCCGCCACACTCATCTATGCCTCCGGACTCCTCGGCGGCCTCGTCCTCATTGAAACCCTGATCCGGGGATATCACATACCGGGGATCTCGGAACTTGTTGCCGATCTCGAGCGCGACGGTGCTTTCCCGGGCAAGGGATCAATGTATTTTGTTGCCAGCGCCCTCTTCTGCTCTATCGCATTCACCGCAGAGACCGCCTTCGTCGCCGTGCTCTCCCTGGCCATCCTGGACGCCGTCGCCACAATGGCAGGGCTCAGGTTCGGCAGGCACACGATCATAAACGGACGGACCCTTGAGGGATCGGTCTCCGGGTTTGTCGCCCTCTCGATCATTCTCCTCCCCATCGGCGGACCTGCGGTTGCCCTGACCGCCTCAGGGGTGGCGGCGGTCGTCGAACTCCTGACACCGATCGACGACAACCTGGTCATCCCTCCGATCGTGGGTCTGGTGCTGACCCTCCTCCCGGCGGTCTGA
- a CDS encoding PEGA domain-containing protein, whose translation MRRSYGYIPLLLLLVAVSTVSAATIEAFIGEDVPLSGTATGGGDVYLFLTGPNLAQDGVNLDRLTPVSTGSTSSFTVVSTDSENRWHYTWHTAGLGLDPAVYTLYASDTPAARSDLGSSGAVYGTVGISLRSPGLTLDTGGKLVITASVEGATVTINGEEVGTTPLTLDGVRAGEYTVTVAAAGYAPWTGSVIVENGGTAQVSAVLAPLTTPETPTATTAVPTTPQQASPLLPAAVAAVAALGLLLPARKKQ comes from the coding sequence ATGCGCAGATCATATGGGTATATCCCTCTCCTCCTCCTTCTTGTTGCAGTATCCACAGTGTCAGCAGCGACAATAGAGGCATTTATCGGCGAAGACGTCCCTCTTTCCGGAACAGCAACCGGTGGCGGGGATGTCTACCTGTTTCTCACCGGACCAAACCTTGCACAGGACGGTGTGAACCTCGACCGCCTGACGCCTGTCTCGACCGGATCGACGTCGTCGTTCACAGTGGTCTCCACCGACAGCGAGAACAGGTGGCACTATACCTGGCACACCGCCGGTCTCGGACTGGACCCTGCCGTCTATACCCTGTATGCATCGGACACACCGGCGGCACGCAGCGATCTGGGATCGAGCGGGGCGGTCTACGGGACCGTCGGCATCAGTCTGAGAAGCCCGGGTCTGACCCTGGACACCGGAGGAAAACTTGTGATAACGGCATCGGTAGAAGGGGCGACGGTCACGATCAATGGTGAAGAGGTCGGAACGACGCCTCTCACGCTCGACGGTGTCAGGGCGGGCGAATATACCGTGACGGTCGCCGCCGCGGGATATGCCCCCTGGACAGGAAGCGTGATTGTCGAGAACGGCGGGACTGCACAGGTCAGCGCCGTCCTCGCACCGCTGACCACGCCTGAGACACCGACGGCGACCACGGCTGTACCGACCACACCACAGCAGGCCTCCCCCCTGCTGCCCGCGGCGGTGGCGGCGGTGGCGGCGCTGGGCCTGCTCCTGCCCGCCCGAAAAAAACAGTGA
- a CDS encoding rubredoxin — MAKVKRFICKYCGYVYSPLRGEPHRGIPAGTEFEDLPGDYVCPVCGATGKGPIGTWGFEPWEPTRFICKICGYIYDEKRGEPHRGIPAGTLFEDLPEDYACPVCGLDPKISSHYGKVGKSQFEALED, encoded by the coding sequence ATGGCGAAAGTAAAACGCTTTATCTGTAAATATTGCGGGTATGTCTATTCGCCCCTCAGGGGTGAACCGCATCGGGGCATTCCCGCCGGCACCGAATTTGAGGATCTGCCCGGGGATTATGTCTGTCCGGTCTGCGGGGCGACCGGGAAGGGTCCGATCGGGACTTGGGGCTTTGAACCCTGGGAGCCCACGCGGTTCATCTGCAAGATCTGCGGCTATATCTATGACGAAAAGCGTGGCGAACCGCACCGGGGTATTCCCGCCGGCACCCTGTTTGAAGACCTGCCAGAAGATTATGCCTGCCCGGTCTGCGGACTCGATCCCAAGATCAGCAGTCATTACGGGAAGGTGGGGAAATCGCAGTTTGAAGCGCTGGAAGACTGA
- the rsgA gene encoding ribosome small subunit-dependent GTPase A, translating to MKKQKNLPVVGDFVVVLDNQDAATQMIVSILKRRTCLSRGGAGESAGEQILAANIDTAFIVTDPGHDLSIPRLERYLLIVRNSGAEPVIILNKSDTSEEISTIIDRVHAELRGVPVIALSALNNTGLEQLGPFLTPGATVIFLGSSGVGKSTLINALTGASLQKTGGIRENDGKGRHTTTVRHLIPLDGGSCLIDTPGMREVRIWTAGNTLNEAFDDIIRIAQECRFSDCRHLQEPGCAVRKAVEDGLISQERLERYRKLHKEADFEKEKAEIGLKRLEKKRYRGIARMANECRDRNRWQE from the coding sequence ATGAAAAAACAAAAAAATCTGCCCGTGGTGGGCGATTTTGTTGTCGTTCTCGACAACCAGGACGCCGCCACACAGATGATCGTATCGATACTCAAACGGAGAACCTGTCTCTCACGGGGAGGAGCAGGAGAATCTGCAGGCGAACAGATCCTTGCTGCAAATATTGATACGGCCTTTATCGTCACCGATCCCGGACACGACCTGAGCATACCCCGTCTTGAACGATATCTGCTCATCGTTCGAAATTCAGGGGCTGAACCGGTGATCATCCTGAATAAATCAGATACCAGTGAAGAGATATCAACGATCATCGACAGGGTCCATGCAGAACTCAGGGGAGTGCCTGTCATTGCCCTGAGTGCCCTCAACAATACCGGACTTGAGCAGCTGGGGCCATTCCTGACACCGGGCGCCACCGTCATTTTCCTCGGTTCTTCAGGAGTTGGAAAATCCACGCTTATCAATGCCCTGACAGGCGCATCACTCCAGAAAACAGGAGGGATCAGAGAGAACGACGGAAAGGGGCGGCACACCACAACGGTCAGGCATCTGATTCCCCTGGATGGCGGGAGCTGCCTGATCGATACACCGGGTATGAGGGAAGTCCGGATCTGGACTGCCGGAAACACCCTCAACGAGGCGTTTGATGATATCATCCGGATTGCACAGGAGTGCAGATTTTCCGACTGCCGTCACCTGCAGGAACCGGGATGTGCCGTCCGCAAGGCAGTGGAGGATGGACTGATATCCCAGGAACGACTTGAGCGCTACAGGAAATTGCACAAAGAAGCAGATTTTGAAAAGGAAAAGGCAGAAATCGGATTGAAACGGCTGGAAAAGAAACGGTACAGAGGAATCGCCAGAATGGCAAATGAATGCAGGGATAGGAATCGGTGGCAGGAATAA